In the Vibrio gigantis genome, one interval contains:
- a CDS encoding type II secretion system protein M codes for MRNMIEPLQAWWTSISQREQRLVIGCSILLVVGAVYWGLIQPLSQRAELAQSRIQSEKQLLAWVTNKANEVVELRGSGGISASQPLNQSVPASMRRFNIELIRVQPRGEMLQVWVKPVPFNKFVDWLTYLKEKQGVEVEFMDIDRSDNPGVIDVNRLQFKRG; via the coding sequence ATGAGAAATATGATTGAGCCACTCCAAGCGTGGTGGACTTCAATAAGTCAAAGAGAGCAACGTTTAGTTATTGGTTGCTCAATTCTATTGGTGGTTGGTGCCGTTTATTGGGGGCTAATCCAGCCACTCAGTCAGCGAGCTGAACTTGCACAGAGCCGTATTCAAAGTGAGAAGCAACTACTGGCTTGGGTAACCAATAAAGCCAATGAAGTGGTTGAGTTGCGAGGCAGCGGTGGTATCAGTGCTAGTCAGCCTCTGAACCAATCGGTGCCAGCTTCTATGCGTCGCTTTAATATCGAGCTGATACGTGTGCAACCTCGTGGCGAGATGCTACAAGTGTGGGTAAAACCTGTGCCTTTTAATAAGTTCGTTGACTGGCTGACATACCTGAAAGAAAAACAGGGTGTTGAGGTAGAGTTTATGGATATTGATCGCTCTGATAACCCTGGGGTTATTGACGTCAACCGACTACAGTTTAAACGAGGTTAA
- a CDS encoding type II secretion system protein N produces the protein MKRGLSFKYGLLFSGIFIVFFSVSLLLHLPASFALKQAPAVRGLNIEGVEGTVWQGSANNIVWQRINYGSVQWDFQFSKLFQGKAELAVRFGRNSDMNLSGKGRVGYSMSGAYAENLVASMPAMNVMKYAPTIPVPVSVGGQVELTIKHAVHAQPWCQSGEGTLAWSGAAVDSPVGSLDLGPVIADITCEDSTIATKGTQKSDQVDSEFSASVTPNQSYTSAAWFKPGAEFPPAMQSQLKWLGNPDSQGKYQFTYQGRL, from the coding sequence GTGAAACGCGGTTTATCTTTTAAATATGGCCTGCTATTTAGTGGCATCTTTATCGTCTTTTTCTCAGTGAGCTTGTTGCTGCACTTACCGGCTTCTTTTGCTCTTAAGCAGGCACCGGCTGTGCGTGGCTTGAATATTGAAGGTGTAGAAGGGACTGTTTGGCAGGGCAGCGCCAATAATATCGTGTGGCAGCGCATCAACTACGGTTCAGTTCAGTGGGATTTCCAGTTTTCTAAGTTATTCCAAGGCAAAGCGGAACTAGCGGTTCGCTTTGGTCGTAACAGCGACATGAACTTATCAGGTAAAGGGCGTGTCGGGTACAGCATGAGCGGCGCCTATGCAGAAAACCTCGTGGCTTCAATGCCTGCTATGAACGTGATGAAATACGCCCCAACCATTCCAGTACCGGTTTCTGTTGGTGGGCAAGTTGAACTGACGATTAAGCATGCGGTTCACGCTCAGCCTTGGTGTCAATCTGGCGAAGGTACACTAGCTTGGTCTGGTGCTGCAGTCGACTCTCCTGTTGGATCGTTAGATCTTGGCCCTGTGATTGCGGACATCACTTGTGAAGACAGCACGATTGCAACCAAAGGTACTCAGAAGAGCGACCAAGTGGATAGCGAGTTCTCTGCGAGTGTCACGCCTAATCAAAGCTACACCTCGGCGGCATGGTTTAAACCGGGCGCAGAATTCCCGCCAGCCATGCAGAGTCAGCTTAAGTGGCTAGGTAACCCAGATAGCCAAGGCAAGTACCAGTTTACTTATCAAGGGCGTTTGTAG
- the cysQ gene encoding 3'(2'),5'-bisphosphate nucleotidase CysQ — protein sequence MPTTKDLSHLLPSVIEVARSAGQLILEIYEKKDYEEFTKSDDTPVTSADLAAHKLISKKLSELTPDIPVLSEEAADISLEKRAQWDRYWLVDPLDGTQEFIARSGDFATIIALIEHNKPVMGVVYAPVSGVSYYAYSGKGAWKIPDLNDSVKIKTHRHELPNQSIAMAISRRQDINRITSRMSPAWNYDLVPLGSAALKACLVAEGAVDCYLRLGPTGEWDTAATQCIVEEAGGRILSTQLEPLSYNERETLENPNFIVLGDADLPWAEILQGKD from the coding sequence ATGCCAACAACAAAAGATTTATCTCATCTCCTACCCTCTGTGATTGAGGTTGCTCGCTCTGCAGGCCAGCTCATTTTAGAGATCTACGAAAAAAAAGATTACGAAGAGTTCACCAAGAGTGACGACACGCCAGTCACCAGTGCCGACCTGGCAGCGCATAAACTGATCTCGAAAAAACTCAGTGAACTCACGCCAGATATCCCTGTGCTATCTGAAGAGGCCGCTGACATTAGCCTAGAAAAGCGCGCACAATGGGACCGCTACTGGCTAGTTGACCCACTGGACGGTACGCAGGAGTTCATTGCAAGAAGCGGTGATTTCGCGACAATTATCGCCCTAATCGAGCACAACAAGCCGGTAATGGGTGTGGTATATGCACCGGTTTCAGGTGTGAGCTATTACGCTTACAGCGGTAAAGGGGCTTGGAAAATTCCAGACCTTAACGACAGCGTTAAAATCAAAACGCATCGTCATGAGCTACCAAACCAATCTATTGCAATGGCGATCAGCCGTCGCCAAGACATCAATCGTATCACTAGCCGTATGAGTCCCGCTTGGAACTATGACTTAGTACCATTAGGCTCAGCAGCTTTGAAAGCCTGTTTAGTCGCAGAAGGTGCTGTCGATTGTTACTTGCGCCTTGGACCTACTGGCGAGTGGGATACCGCTGCGACACAGTGCATTGTAGAAGAGGCGGGGGGACGCATCTTAAGCACTCAATTAGAGCCACTCTCTTACAATGAAAGAGAAACGCTTGAGAACCCGAACTTCATTGTGCTTGGTGATGCGGACTTGCCTTGGGCTGAGATCTTACAGGGCAAAGACTAA
- the nudE gene encoding ADP compounds hydrolase NudE — translation MTKRTKPEILAKQTVAQSRLFSIESLDLRFSNGEERTYERMKPSGRNAVMMVPITEQGDILLVREYAAGTERYELGFPKGLIDPGEQPSDAAVRELKEEIGFGANKLTPLKEVILAPSYFSSKMTLFIAEDLYPEKLEGDEPEPLDIVRWPLAQAEELLTHLDFCEARSITALLLTLRSLNNN, via the coding sequence ATGACAAAAAGGACCAAGCCAGAGATTTTGGCTAAACAAACTGTCGCTCAATCAAGACTATTCTCTATCGAGTCTCTCGACTTACGCTTTTCAAACGGTGAAGAGCGCACTTACGAACGCATGAAGCCTAGCGGGCGCAACGCAGTGATGATGGTTCCGATTACTGAGCAAGGCGATATTCTATTAGTACGTGAATATGCAGCGGGAACTGAACGCTACGAACTCGGCTTTCCGAAAGGACTGATTGATCCAGGTGAGCAACCAAGTGACGCCGCGGTTCGTGAACTCAAAGAAGAGATTGGCTTTGGTGCTAACAAACTCACTCCACTCAAGGAAGTGATTCTCGCTCCCTCTTACTTTTCTAGCAAAATGACGCTGTTTATCGCAGAAGACCTCTACCCAGAGAAGCTAGAAGGTGATGAACCTGAACCACTGGACATTGTGCGCTGGCCGCTTGCTCAAGCCGAAGAGCTATTAACGCATCTCGACTTCTGTGAAGCTCGCAGTATTACCGCCCTACTATTGACCCTTCGCTCGCTAAATAATAACTAA
- the nfuA gene encoding Fe-S biogenesis protein NfuA codes for MSNITITETAQTHFANLLSQQPEGTNIRVFVVNPGTQNAECGVSYCPTDAIEASDTELKFEAFSAYVDELSLPFLDEAEIDFVTDKMGSQLTLKAPNAKMRKVSDDAPLLERVEYAIQTQVNPQLAGHGGHVSLVEITEDGAAIVAFGGGCNGCSMVDVTLKEGIEKELLQQFEGELTAVRDATEHDRGEHSYY; via the coding sequence GTGTCAAATATTACTATTACAGAAACAGCTCAAACTCATTTTGCCAATCTGCTGTCACAGCAGCCTGAAGGTACAAACATTCGTGTGTTCGTGGTAAACCCAGGTACACAAAACGCAGAGTGTGGTGTTTCTTACTGCCCAACAGATGCTATTGAAGCGTCTGACACAGAACTTAAATTCGAAGCTTTCTCTGCATACGTTGATGAGCTAAGCCTACCGTTCCTAGACGAAGCTGAAATTGACTTCGTTACTGACAAAATGGGCTCTCAGCTAACACTTAAAGCACCAAACGCTAAGATGCGTAAAGTATCAGACGATGCACCACTTCTAGAGCGCGTTGAATACGCAATTCAAACACAAGTTAACCCACAACTTGCTGGTCACGGCGGTCACGTTAGCTTGGTAGAAATCACTGAAGACGGCGCAGCTATCGTAGCATTCGGTGGTGGTTGTAACGGTTGTTCTATGGTTGATGTAACGCTAAAAGAAGGCATCGAGAAAGAACTTCTTCAGCAGTTCGAAGGTGAACTGACTGCTGTTCGTGATGCAACTGAGCACGATCGTGGTGAGCACTCTTACTACTAA
- a CDS encoding ComF family protein — translation MLSDWLQKHTPRLVTPQCHLCKLDKPPDNAHPRWCDSCLKLFDPVPRCQRCGLKTVTTVEQCGECLSEPPPWHRLYCIGDYTFPIAGYIQQMKYADKFWFARDLSTLLASRIEEPASLVTSVPLHWRRYFHRGFNQSQLLAHYTAHELLVDHAVLFKRIRSTVTQQGLNKSARKSNLKGAFAIRNTNFSSIDYPHVAVIDDVVTTGSTVYQLCQLLLEVGVKRIDIYCICRTPEPSG, via the coding sequence ATGTTATCTGATTGGCTACAAAAACACACACCACGTCTGGTCACACCTCAATGCCACCTGTGCAAGCTAGATAAGCCTCCCGACAACGCCCACCCTCGATGGTGCGATTCTTGTCTCAAACTCTTTGATCCAGTACCACGCTGTCAGCGATGTGGCTTAAAAACCGTCACTACCGTCGAGCAGTGTGGTGAGTGCTTATCAGAACCGCCTCCTTGGCATCGGCTTTATTGTATCGGTGATTACACCTTTCCAATCGCAGGCTATATCCAACAGATGAAGTATGCCGATAAATTCTGGTTTGCCCGGGATTTGTCGACCTTGCTCGCATCACGTATCGAAGAGCCAGCATCACTGGTCACCAGTGTTCCCTTGCATTGGCGTCGATACTTTCATCGCGGTTTTAATCAGAGTCAGTTGTTAGCGCATTACACCGCTCACGAACTCCTGGTGGACCATGCCGTTTTATTCAAACGCATCCGCTCAACCGTTACGCAGCAAGGGCTAAATAAATCAGCGAGAAAAAGTAACTTGAAAGGGGCATTCGCGATACGAAACACCAACTTTTCATCGATCGATTACCCGCATGTAGCGGTAATTGATGATGTTGTAACCACAGGCAGTACTGTGTATCAATTATGCCAATTACTACTTGAAGTAGGGGTAAAAAGGATTGATATTTACTGCATCTGCCGCACTCCTGAACCCTCTGGATAA